The Argentina anserina chromosome 5, drPotAnse1.1, whole genome shotgun sequence genome includes the window TTACATAGAGTAATTCTTCTACAACAAAAGGCTattaaatttctcaaatatctaaaataatttttcCCACATATCTTTatagaaatttgaaatttgcaCTCACATACATGATGACTATAGTgatacatttttttctttcacttcatTAATTTCAATTGTTATAAGATATCTTTCACATTATAAGACTATCTTATATCATTTGTTCACGTACATTATAAACATTTACTCATGAGGTGTTAATGATTTACATCACTCCTTTTGGTATGGAAGTCCAAACCATGctaatttttatgaaatttctTCCACTTACTTAATTTTCACACTTTATATACGCCATTGTGACAAACATCTTTAAGATATTTTTCCATATTCTCACAAATAGTGTGTATTAACGATACGCCCTTTAAATGGCTAAACATCAGAATTATTCGCCTTACACTTGGCTATCGTAGCCCTAAAATCATCACTTTAGGGTCCAATTAGGCATAAAAGCCTACTAGAAGCATTATTAGTCTTGCATGGGCAGTTTGATAATTTCAATGACCCCTTATTTGGCTCTATAAATATATAGCTCCTCTCTACAAACAAGGTAAGCCTCCACTCTCGCCTATTCTCCTACCTAACTCTACACATCCATCTTTGTAGCTGACTTAGCATCGGAGCATTAAAGGCCGGTCAGCCCGGTTTTCACCCTGTGACGTCGTGTGCTCATCGTTTTTAGGTAATCGAAGATGGTGCGTTTTCCCGTGATACTCAAGATTCTAGCCTCGTCGAAATTCCACAGTAACAATTAGCGCTAGAAGGAGGGCCACATGATATCATGGGACTTATGCATCTCACCCGCCACACGTCCTCATGCGTTACACGCATACTCGCCACGCCAACCGAGGTGAGTCCTTGGCACTCCCCGACACAGCCTGGCTTAGCTTCAACGGAACTACGTTTGATTTGATCTCATGCACGGGTACGTAGGCACTCTAGCACTCACTTACAAGCAACCACGTGTTACACATCGCCATATGATCCCCCAGATCATGACCACACTTGTCGGCACATTGTATACGCCACCACTTGTTCTTTCGAATTGTAACATTCGTCTCTATGTCTTGACTTTGGTTCTCCCATAACCATACGTATCTCCTCATATGATCTCTCTGAGACCTTGCATCTTTATGCCCGTTCCATCCCTCTCTTGCATGCACACCACCATGACCCAAAAATCAGGGGACTTATACATCATCCCGCCACACATACTCATTGTGCATCATGTGCATACCCATCACGTCTCACTCACATGCTAATCATGCTTCGCCATCACATGTCTCATGGACATGGCACACTTCACACTCATTATTGTATTATCCCTTCGGTCCTCTTTGACCCATCGGTTAGAGCTTGCGGCTACCAACCACGTGACAGCCTCGGTCTTTCCCCTCTCTTGCATGGGGACTTGGGGGACTGGTAGTGTTACCATTAATGCTTCGGCACTCGTTCAGGCTCACACTCCTGATGTTTTATTTGATAAAGTCCTCATCCAAGAGTCTCTTGACTGTGGATTTTGTGGACTTGTTAACGATACGCCCTTAAAGGGCTAAATATTGGAATTATTCACTTTACACTTGACTACCGTAGCCCTAAAATCACCACTTTAGGGTTCAGTCAAGCCCAAAAGCCCATTACATGCATTATTAGCCTTGCAAGGGCAATTTGGTAATTTCAATGACCACACCATATTTGGCTCTATAAATAGACATCTCCTCTCTACAAACAAGATAAGGCTTCACTCTCCTCTTCTCATACCTAACTCTATATGTCCATCTTTATAACTCACTTAGGCATTGGAGCGTTGAACACCGGTCAGCCCGGTTTTCACCCGTGAACCGTGTGCTCATGGTTTTCAGGTAATTGGAGATGGTGCACTTTCCCATGATAGTCAAGATTCTAGCCCCGCCGGAATCTCACAGTAACAATGTGACAAAGTAGTTCACGTACTATGACATACCTACATTTTCATGGCCAAAAAATTATCGTACGAGCGTTTTAGACATGCTTGAAAATGATTCATTTTGAATCATGTGACATTGACACATCTAGTCTTCCGCattaaaacaataaatataacaaacaaAGACCATACACCAAAAATCACCAATGTGCTAGATCCCTTAACACAAAACGAACAATGCAGAAAGGAGAGTAGTAACTAGTAACCGTGGGCTACGAGCATTATTATGTGGAAGGAAGAGAAAGATGGCAACAAAAGATTGGGATGCATTTTGAACATTATCTATCCAAACGACAATTTGTTGGTGTGGATAACGATGTCGTACAGCAAATCAATCACACTTAAAAACTTGAATTATTCATGTGACTGTTACATACCCACTAATCTTGAAAGCAGTACATCATGGGGGTATTTTGGGAATTCTGATCAACTAATCTCAAACTGGAATTTGAGTTAATTTACTAACCATGGTTAAGTCCAACCAAGGTCTCTTCCATTATTAGTTTGTTGCACCCTAAAGGAGAAACTTTGGATCCAATTCGAAAACCATGTCGAGCTTATCAACTCCAACACTTTGCACTCTTCGTTTCTCCAGCAACGTCAGACCGTCGGCGTTGGCGTCCTTTGCGGTTCGGGTTGTGAACCCGGTGGGGCAGAGGAGGGAGGTTGGGATGAGAGTGATGGCGGTGGCCAAGTTCAAGGGGACGCAGATGAGGGAGAAGAAGCTGACGGAGATGATCGAGAAGAAGGTTCTGGAAGCCAAGGAGGTGTGCGGCGAGGGAAATCCGATCACGGACGAGTGCAAGGTGGCGTGGGA containing:
- the LOC126793609 gene encoding calvin cycle protein CP12-3, chloroplastic, which produces MSSLSTPTLCTLRFSSNVRPSALASFAVRVVNPVGQRREVGMRVMAVAKFKGTQMREKKLTEMIEKKVLEAKEVCGEGNPITDECKVAWDEVEEVSQAKADLRLKLKDSDPLESYCEDNPETEECRIYED